Proteins encoded within one genomic window of Streptomyces kaniharaensis:
- a CDS encoding sensor histidine kinase, whose protein sequence is MSTDVVTRTTARLEGAVVAGVRALYVVTLAVTGLVALLAGPVLLACAMFGPDESGPFAPGGPLILLVPTAPVALWALCWATGGGGRATGAALFAPGALAVTATHLYGGAPPGGRSGSFWLAPAVLVLGLFGARWIAAESRRVVGLWSGRPIPVPYRRGAAGPWQRMRTGGWLTDPATWRDLAWAVLTGCAVVLTAAIVVLTPIAFQVLGRNGPFLPLGIIYMMGLCVAPLAALWAAPPVLRLHERAARALLGPSRRVDLARQVSHLARTRADTIDAGAAELRRIERDLHDGAQARLVALGMLLTVADQMVEDPAALRPLLAEARASSAKALSELRDLVRGIHPPVLADRGLADALRATALDLPLPVTFTGQLPGRAPAPVESAAYFAVSELLANVVKHAGASHVWIEIGHSDGLLRISVTDDGRGGADPSRGTGLSGTERRLAAFDGVLAISSPAGGPTIVNLEIPCALSSPKTSSSSGTA, encoded by the coding sequence ATGAGCACGGATGTGGTGACCAGGACGACCGCGCGGCTAGAGGGCGCCGTCGTGGCCGGCGTGCGCGCGCTCTACGTGGTCACGCTCGCCGTGACGGGGCTGGTCGCGCTGCTGGCCGGGCCGGTCCTGCTGGCCTGCGCGATGTTCGGCCCCGACGAGTCCGGGCCGTTCGCGCCGGGCGGGCCGCTGATCCTGCTGGTGCCGACGGCGCCCGTCGCCCTCTGGGCGCTCTGCTGGGCCACCGGGGGCGGCGGCCGGGCGACCGGGGCCGCCCTGTTCGCACCGGGGGCGCTCGCGGTGACGGCCACCCACCTCTACGGCGGCGCCCCGCCCGGCGGCCGGTCCGGCTCGTTCTGGCTGGCGCCCGCGGTGCTGGTGCTCGGACTGTTCGGCGCGCGCTGGATCGCCGCGGAGAGCCGGCGCGTGGTCGGACTGTGGAGCGGCCGACCGATCCCGGTGCCCTACCGCCGCGGCGCCGCCGGACCGTGGCAGCGCATGCGGACCGGCGGCTGGCTGACCGACCCGGCGACCTGGCGGGATCTCGCCTGGGCGGTCCTCACCGGCTGCGCGGTCGTGCTCACCGCCGCGATCGTCGTGCTGACCCCGATCGCCTTCCAAGTGCTCGGCCGGAACGGGCCGTTCCTCCCGCTGGGGATCATCTACATGATGGGGCTCTGCGTCGCCCCACTGGCCGCCCTCTGGGCCGCCCCGCCCGTCCTGCGGCTGCACGAGCGGGCCGCCCGCGCCCTCCTCGGGCCCTCCCGCCGGGTCGACCTGGCCCGCCAGGTCAGCCACCTGGCCCGGACCAGGGCGGACACCATCGACGCCGGGGCCGCCGAGCTGCGCCGGATCGAGCGGGACCTGCACGACGGGGCGCAGGCCCGGCTGGTGGCCCTGGGCATGCTGCTGACCGTCGCCGACCAGATGGTGGAGGACCCGGCGGCCCTGCGCCCGCTGCTGGCCGAGGCCCGCGCCTCCTCCGCCAAGGCGTTGAGCGAGCTGCGCGACCTGGTCCGCGGCATCCACCCCCCGGTGCTCGCCGACCGCGGTCTCGCCGACGCGCTCCGGGCGACCGCGCTCGACCTGCCGCTGCCGGTCACCTTCACCGGCCAACTGCCCGGCCGGGCGCCCGCCCCGGTCGAGTCCGCCGCCTACTTCGCGGTCAGCGAGCTGCTGGCCAACGTGGTGAAGCACGCGGGCGCCTCGCACGTGTGGATCGAGATAGGGCACAGTGACGGGCTGCTGCGGATATCGGTCACCGACGACGGGCGCGGTGGCGCAGACCCGTCCCGGGGCACCGGCCTCAGCGGAACCGAACGCCGACTGGCCGCCTTCGACGGGGTACTCGCGATCAGCAGTCCGGCCGGCGGTCCGACCATCGTGAACCTGGAGATCCCGTGCGCGTTGTCATCGCCGAAGACCTCTTCCTCCTCCGGGACGGCCTGA
- a CDS encoding ABC transporter ATP-binding protein: MSAPIIQIRGVSKTYDRSEAARPALAGFDLEVRPGEALAVLGRSGSGKSTLLNLIAGLDRPSEGGVVVDGLAVHELGEAALAEYRRTRIGMVFQFFNLLDDLTVEDNVLLPAQLAGLRREKARARAGELLERLGVARHAATLPGRLSGGERQRVAVARALMNRPPLLLADEPTGALDTASAADVRDLLTGLNAEGQTILLVTHDTALAEACASRTIELLDGRLVRDTATAPAGGGVR, from the coding sequence GTGAGTGCGCCGATCATCCAGATTCGTGGCGTCAGCAAGACGTACGACCGATCCGAGGCCGCCCGGCCGGCGCTGGCCGGGTTCGACCTGGAGGTGCGGCCCGGTGAGGCACTGGCCGTGCTCGGCCGGTCCGGCAGCGGCAAGTCGACGCTGCTCAACCTGATCGCCGGGCTCGACCGCCCGAGCGAGGGCGGTGTGGTGGTGGACGGCCTCGCCGTCCACGAGCTCGGCGAGGCCGCACTGGCCGAGTACCGGCGGACGCGGATCGGCATGGTCTTCCAGTTCTTCAACCTGCTGGACGACCTGACCGTCGAGGACAACGTGCTGCTCCCCGCCCAACTGGCCGGGCTGCGGCGGGAGAAGGCCCGTGCCCGGGCCGGCGAGCTGCTGGAGCGGCTCGGGGTGGCCCGGCACGCCGCGACCCTCCCGGGTCGACTGTCCGGTGGCGAGCGCCAACGCGTCGCCGTGGCACGGGCGTTGATGAACCGCCCGCCGTTGCTGCTCGCCGACGAGCCGACCGGCGCGCTGGACACCGCCTCGGCCGCCGACGTCCGGGACCTGCTCACCGGCCTCAACGCGGAGGGCCAGACGATCCTGTTGGTCACCCACGACACGGCGCTCGCCGAGGCCTGTGCGAGCCGGACGATCGAGCTGCTCGACGGACGGCTGGTCCGGGACACCGCGACCGCGCCCGCCGGCGGGGGTGTTCGATGA
- a CDS encoding isopenicillin N synthase family dioxygenase — MTQQHTQPFPQSLPVIDLSLADGGPDDRRRLHDELRAAATGVGFFQLVGHGITRAETATLTDAMRAFFDLPEADRLAVSNLNSPHYRGYTRTGDERTGGSQDWRDQLDIGAELPPHVPGRGEPPYWWLEGPNQWPEALPELRTAALGWIDHLGDVARRLLHELLAAIGARPDFYDDAFAGHPHLRLKLVRYPGTAPDGAGQGVGAHKDYGFITLLLQDSVGGLQVERPDGTFLDIPPLEGAFVVNLGELLEVATDGYLKATSHRVVSPPGARERYSVPFFYNPRLDAHIEPLDFPHAHHAPGATEDPDNPLFAEFGQNEWKGYTRAHPEVTRRHHPDLAEAATR, encoded by the coding sequence ATGACGCAGCAGCACACCCAGCCCTTCCCCCAGTCACTCCCGGTGATCGACCTCTCGCTCGCCGACGGCGGCCCGGACGACCGTCGCCGTCTGCACGACGAGCTGCGCGCCGCGGCCACCGGCGTCGGTTTCTTCCAGCTCGTCGGCCACGGCATAACCCGGGCCGAGACGGCCACCCTCACCGACGCGATGCGCGCCTTCTTCGACCTCCCCGAGGCCGACCGGCTCGCCGTGAGCAACCTCAACTCCCCGCACTACCGCGGCTACACCCGCACCGGTGACGAGCGCACCGGCGGCAGCCAGGACTGGCGCGACCAGTTGGACATCGGCGCCGAGCTGCCCCCGCACGTTCCCGGCCGCGGCGAGCCGCCGTACTGGTGGCTGGAGGGCCCCAACCAGTGGCCCGAGGCGCTCCCCGAACTGCGCACCGCCGCCCTCGGCTGGATCGACCACCTCGGCGACGTCGCCCGCCGCCTGCTGCACGAACTCCTCGCCGCGATCGGCGCCCGCCCCGACTTCTACGACGACGCCTTCGCCGGCCACCCCCACCTGCGGCTGAAGCTGGTCCGCTACCCCGGCACCGCCCCGGACGGCGCCGGCCAGGGCGTCGGCGCGCACAAGGACTACGGCTTCATCACCCTGCTGCTCCAGGACAGCGTCGGCGGGCTCCAGGTCGAGCGCCCGGACGGCACCTTCCTCGACATCCCCCCGCTGGAGGGCGCCTTCGTCGTCAACCTCGGCGAACTGCTGGAGGTCGCCACCGACGGCTACCTCAAGGCCACCAGCCACCGCGTCGTCAGCCCGCCCGGCGCCCGTGAGCGCTACTCGGTGCCCTTCTTCTACAACCCCCGCCTCGACGCCCACATCGAGCCGCTGGACTTCCCGCACGCCCACCACGCCCCCGGCGCCACCGAGGACCCGGACAACCCCCTCTTCGCAGAATTCGGACAAAACGAGTGGAAGGGGTACACAAGGGCTCACCCCGAGGTCACCCGCCGCCACCACCCCGACCTGGCCGAGGCCGCCACCCGCTGA
- a CDS encoding response regulator transcription factor — MRVVIAEDLFLLRDGLTRLLEANGMKVTAAVETGEELLDAVAADRPDIAVVDVRLPPGFTDEGLRAALAARRAHPGLPVLVLSQFVEQLYARELLAGSTGGIGYLLKDRVMDGTQFIEAVRRVARGGTAMDPEVITRLLTHNSSAGPVATLSPRERQVLALMAEGRSNAAIAQQLVITERAVAKHTASIFVRLDLQPSDDDNRRVLAVLAYLNNGGNS; from the coding sequence GTGCGCGTTGTCATCGCCGAAGACCTCTTCCTCCTCCGGGACGGCCTGACCCGGCTGCTGGAGGCCAACGGCATGAAGGTCACCGCGGCGGTCGAGACCGGCGAGGAACTGCTCGACGCGGTGGCCGCCGACCGGCCGGACATCGCCGTGGTCGACGTCCGGCTCCCACCCGGCTTCACCGACGAGGGCCTGCGCGCCGCGCTGGCGGCCCGTCGGGCCCACCCCGGCCTGCCCGTGCTGGTGCTCTCGCAGTTCGTCGAGCAGCTGTACGCCCGCGAGCTGCTGGCCGGCAGCACCGGCGGGATCGGCTACCTCCTCAAGGACCGGGTGATGGACGGCACCCAGTTCATCGAGGCGGTCCGGCGGGTCGCCCGGGGCGGCACCGCGATGGACCCGGAGGTGATCACCCGGCTGCTCACCCACAACTCCTCGGCCGGGCCGGTCGCCACCCTCAGCCCGCGCGAGCGGCAGGTACTCGCGCTGATGGCCGAGGGCCGCTCCAACGCGGCGATCGCCCAGCAGCTGGTGATCACCGAGCGGGCCGTCGCCAAGCACACCGCGTCGATCTTCGTCCGGCTCGACCTCCAGCCCTCCGACGACGACAACCGGCGGGTACTGGCCGTCCTCGCCTACCTCAACAACGGAGGAAACAGCTGA